DNA from Aggregatimonas sangjinii:
GGCGGGGTCGACCCATTTTCGAAAATCGCGATGACCGGGTTCAGTCGTGCAAGGGCCATGTCGCCCTCGGGAAATTGCCGACCGTTTTCCCCGGATAGGGATGGGATGGTTTTGGGTGAGGGTGCCGGTTTTTTGGTTTTGGAACGAATCGCTGATGCCCAACAGCGCCAAGCGAATATTTTGGCCACCCTCGATGCCTGTGCGCTAAGTTGTGATGCCTATCATCCTACCGCACCCAGACCCGATTCGGCCGGTATCATCAATTGTTTTGAGCAGCTTCCCGTATTCAAAAATGGAACTAAAAATGCTGTAGACTGGATTTGTGCACATGGTACGGGAACCAAGCTGTCCGATATTTCCGAAGCACAGGCCATCAGACGGGTATTCGCGGAAGCGCCACCCTTGGTCTCCAGTATCAAGGCGCATATTGGCCATACCTTGGGTGCAGCAACGGCCATAGAGGCCGTGGTGTCGGTGTTATCGATAGTTCATCAACAGATACCGCCTACGGCCAATTCCGAGAGCAGTACCCTGGGTGTAACCATCCCCACCGAGGTGATTTCCCGTCCCGTAAAGAAAGTGCTGAATTGTGGCTATGCCTTCGGGGGCCTGAATTCCATTTCTCAATTTTCACAATGGAACTGAACTGGAACACATACCTATTTCAAGACGATAATGAAGAGGGGCTTGCCCATCAGCTAGCCGATTGCATTCGTAAAGAGGCTATCCGCTTTCATGGAGTGAAAAGCGCTGTCTATCTGCTTACGAATACAGCAGGTAGCAACTCATCCGTACAGCTTTGGGCAAACGCTTTGGAGCACAGTCCGCGTTTTGCCAATCCGAATATGTTTCCATGGACCCTGGCCAATGCCACAGCCGGATATATCGCACGTGAATTTTTGATTGAGGGCCCGAATTACACAATAGTATCCAAAGATTTGGATTTGAACGAAATCTTGGAAATCTACCATCAGGACAAATACAACATTGCACTAAAATCTGCCCTATTTGTTATTTGGCAATACAAGCATTCCGATTCGCTAACGGTTGACGTACAAGTCGGCTACACTCTGGTTTAAGGTGAATGAAGGCACTAAAAAATCAATTTTTACTGGATTGCAATTATTTTTTTATAGTAGACCGGTTTACTCATTTGAAACGCCAAAATACTTTTTGACATTGGAAATATGTTTTCCTTTTTCCTCCGGAGATAACCAACTCGCCTCGAAAGCATTGATGGCCAATTGCATCAGTTGGACTTCATTTAAATCGAGGGCTCGGGCCGTTTCATAATAATTTTCGTTCATATAGCCTCCAAAGTAAGCTGGGTCGTCCGAATGAATCGTGGCAACAATTCCCTTGTCGAGCATCACGGCAACAGGATGTTCTACCATTTTATCAATGACCTTGAGCGCTACATTACTTAACGGACATAAGGTTAGCGGTATCTTCTGTGCCACTAATCTTTGCACTAGGGCTTCATCGTCCAAACAGCGATTTCCATGATCGATTCTTACCACATTCAAAAGGTCGAGGGCCTCCCAGATATAACTTACCGGACCTTCTTCACCTGCATGAGCCACCAATTTATAACCCTGATCCGCGGAAGCTTTAAACACCTTTGCGAACTTGCTAGGCGGATTTCCCACCTCGGAGGAATCCAAACCCACACCATCGATCAGGTGTTTAAATGGTAGCGAGGCTTCAAGGGTTTGAAATGCCGCTTCTTCGCTTAAATGCCGTAAATAAGACATGATGAGTTTATACGAAATACCTAATTCTGCCTTGGCCTTCTCAAGAGCTCTATGAATACCATTGATAACCACATTGAATCCGATGCCCCTATCGGTATGAGTTTGTGGGTCGAAAAAGACCTCGACATGCACTACATTTTGACCGTATACTTTTGTGAGATAGGCCCAAGTCAAATCATAAAAATCTTGCTCCTTTATGAGTACTTGTGCTCCGGTATAATAGATGTCTAAAAATTCTTGAAGATTATTGAATTGATAGGCATTCTTTAGGGATTCAATAGAATCATAGGCTAAAGGTATGTTGTTCCTATTGGCAATTTCAAACATGAGTTCCGGTTTAAAGCTTCCTTCGATATGCAGATGAAGTTCCGCTTTGGGAATGCCTTGAATGATTTTTTTTAGTTCGGATGGTGCCATAGGATATATCATATCTGAAATTCTGTACAAGGTATAACGTTTTCCATAATTGGCGTTTAAATGTTTTGGCGGAAAACGGTATGGAAGATTAAAAACCTTTTTTTCTCTCTCTAATAGGTACGTGACGACTGCATCACGCAAAGTTTCAAATAAAGACTCCGACATCGAATAGATCCATCGTTTTTAAATCATACAGGTACCATCACGTTCAAGATAGTTTTATCCTTTAGGTTTACCAAACGCTAGTGGTATGTCTTTCTATTTGTAACCTATATCTAGAAAGCACTACATATGCCGATTGACACTACATATTCCACCAGATATACAATTTATCTATCCGCAGGTACAGACGCCTATGACCAGTAGGCCGCTGTGGTGTAAATTTATAATGGAAATTGGTCTTACAGAAAAGCAAGAACGATTAAAAAATATCAAGACCATCAAAGGGTTTCCTAATTTAATCGTCTTTTGGGCATTAGCGGCATATGTTTTGTGTAGTCTTCTATATTCCAATGGCTAATAGGTTGCGATTTTAATTCCTAGCCCCGGCGGAAGAATGGAAAAAGCGAGGAGTAAGATAAAACGCTATAAGTCATCTTATAAAATTTAACACCGTAAAAAAATGAAAATCTTAATGTATTCCAGCGCCATCATTAGCATTACTTATAGCTTTTACGTAATCGTCACTATCCTTTCGAAAAAATTCAATCCCTGATAAAATAGGCCAGTTACACTGGTCCGGCGTCAAAGGAACTATAGGATAGCCGTGGCACTTAAAGTGCAGTGCTGGCGTAAAAAGAGCTTTTTTGAACTTATTGATAACCTGAATTCTCTAATGTCAGGTCGTAATATTAGCACTTCTCCAATATATTCTTACTTCGCTTACCAATGCTCCGTTCCCTTTTCGCCCTTAAAAGGGCCGGTCAGGTCAGGGGTGATCCATCCCGCATAAAATTCGCTAGCCTGTGCCTCTACCCTTTCCGCATTTACATAACACTCTAAGCGCTGCGGATAGAAGGCCAAATGATTTTTCAATATTTCAAATTCCGTAAAAGGCTTGGGGTACGACCATGCCACGGCTCGATCAATCGAGTCTTTTAAAGCCCAATAGACTGCAACACCCTTCCATTCACACATCGAAGTCTTGCCAGGCAGGCTCACAAGAGCGTCCAGATCAATATCGCGAACAGGAATATAATAGGTTGGCGGACTTGCAGTCTCGAGTATTGCCAAGGCTTCGTGCGAATCCGCGATTGTCTCACCTTGGTACTTGACCATAACTGGCTGCTGCACTTTTTCA
Protein-coding regions in this window:
- a CDS encoding beta-ketoacyl-[acyl-carrier-protein] synthase family protein: MPLQTDSVAVTGLGVVCSVGQTIDQLWQSLVSKKNGIREWDDLKALDFKYTHAHRIMEFDCDPLSRGYELAKKAISQALEQARLEEPPNAGLFLGTTMGESAAFEAIAEGNRHILQQDYNGNGICRCLRKHLPQVAMHRCYATACAAGNYSLKAAREALQSGRVDVAIAGGVDPFSKIAMTGFSRARAMSPSGNCRPFSPDRDGMVLGEGAGFLVLERIADAQQRQANILATLDACALSCDAYHPTAPRPDSAGIINCFEQLPVFKNGTKNAVDWICAHGTGTKLSDISEAQAIRRVFAEAPPLVSSIKAHIGHTLGAATAIEAVVSVLSIVHQQIPPTANSESSTLGVTIPTEVISRPVKKVLNCGYAFGGLNSISQFSQWN
- a CDS encoding adenosine deaminase → MIYPMAPSELKKIIQGIPKAELHLHIEGSFKPELMFEIANRNNIPLAYDSIESLKNAYQFNNLQEFLDIYYTGAQVLIKEQDFYDLTWAYLTKVYGQNVVHVEVFFDPQTHTDRGIGFNVVINGIHRALEKAKAELGISYKLIMSYLRHLSEEAAFQTLEASLPFKHLIDGVGLDSSEVGNPPSKFAKVFKASADQGYKLVAHAGEEGPVSYIWEALDLLNVVRIDHGNRCLDDEALVQRLVAQKIPLTLCPLSNVALKVIDKMVEHPVAVMLDKGIVATIHSDDPAYFGGYMNENYYETARALDLNEVQLMQLAINAFEASWLSPEEKGKHISNVKKYFGVSNE
- a CDS encoding DUF427 domain-containing protein, whose protein sequence is MKSNKKRKTAMNWLLKARESWENTGNKRPPFAVAPKKGQRSVWDFPRPPVIEKVQQPVMVKYQGETIADSHEALAILETASPPTYYIPVRDIDLDALVSLPGKTSMCEWKGVAVYWALKDSIDRAVAWSYPKPFTEFEILKNHLAFYPQRLECYVNAERVEAQASEFYAGWITPDLTGPFKGEKGTEHW